A part of Desulfofundulus salinus genomic DNA contains:
- the ftsW gene encoding putative lipid II flippase FtsW, producing MRLRRRPPDFILFLTVLMLLSVGIVMVFSSSYYYAMFPPFNNPFHFLIRQSIWAIIGLTAMFVMINYDYWHLKRWAGALLVLAFALLIAVLIPGVGVSKLGAQRWLNLGPLSFQPSEFAKLCLVVFTAYGLSRRPERITNFRRGMLPYLVIMGLAAGLILMQPDLGTAVTLAGTIVLMLFAAGASLVHLGALGFLGTGALALAIWMEPYRLRRFLAFLDPEKDPSGSGWHILNSLMSLGSGGLLGTGLGQGRHSKFLYLPERQTDFIFAVIGEELGFIGACLVILLFILFIWRGLKVAITSPDPFGSLLAAGIVSGVGIQAIINIGVVTSSLPVTGITLPFISFGGTSLVFTLLGVGVLLNISRYSAPK from the coding sequence ATGCGCTTACGCAGGCGGCCACCGGATTTTATCCTCTTCCTTACCGTACTCATGCTTTTAAGCGTGGGCATAGTGATGGTTTTTAGTTCCAGTTACTACTACGCCATGTTTCCGCCCTTTAACAACCCTTTTCATTTTCTGATCCGCCAGTCCATCTGGGCCATCATCGGCCTCACGGCTATGTTTGTAATGATAAATTATGACTACTGGCATTTGAAAAGGTGGGCGGGAGCGCTTTTGGTCCTGGCCTTTGCCCTGCTGATTGCTGTACTTATTCCGGGGGTTGGCGTTTCCAAGCTGGGAGCCCAGCGCTGGTTGAACCTGGGTCCCTTGAGTTTTCAGCCTTCGGAGTTTGCCAAGCTTTGCCTGGTGGTCTTCACTGCCTACGGCCTTTCCCGGCGGCCCGAACGGATTACCAATTTTCGCCGGGGAATGTTGCCGTACCTGGTGATAATGGGTTTGGCGGCGGGGCTGATTCTCATGCAGCCGGACCTGGGTACGGCCGTTACCCTGGCCGGTACCATCGTGTTGATGCTTTTTGCGGCCGGTGCTTCCCTGGTGCACCTGGGCGCCCTGGGTTTTTTGGGAACGGGAGCCCTGGCCCTGGCCATCTGGATGGAGCCTTACCGCCTGAGGAGATTCTTAGCCTTTCTGGATCCGGAGAAGGACCCCTCGGGCTCGGGGTGGCATATTTTGAATTCCCTCATGTCCCTTGGTTCCGGTGGCCTTTTGGGCACCGGCCTGGGGCAGGGTCGCCATTCCAAGTTCCTTTACCTCCCCGAGAGACAGACGGACTTTATCTTTGCCGTGATCGGAGAAGAGCTGGGTTTTATCGGCGCCTGCCTGGTTATCCTATTGTTCATTTTGTTCATCTGGCGGGGATTGAAGGTGGCCATTACCTCTCCCGATCCCTTTGGCAGCCTGCTTGCCGCCGGGATTGTTTCCGGCGTGGGTATCCAGGCAATCATTAATATCGGCGTGGTCACCAGCTCCCTGCCGGTAACCGGCATTACCCTGCCCTTTATCAGCTTTGGGGGAACATCCCTGGTGTTCACCCTGCTGGGGGTAGGGGTATTGCTGAACATATCCCGCTACAGTGCTCCCAAATGA
- the murD gene encoding UDP-N-acetylmuramoyl-L-alanine--D-glutamate ligase, translating to MAFEGQKVLVIGAGKSGVAVSRFLAGKGARVVLTDRKEAASFDPPLSSFLPPEVELVLGRYPEVEEGSFDLVVISPGVPLTIPPAARARELGIPVTGELELAYGLARAPIVAITGTNGKTTTTSLVGQIFADAGIKTLVAGNIGQPLITEVEKYGPNDLIVLEVSSFQLETTRSFRPRVAAILNITPDHLDRHGNMEGYVAAKARIFANQAGDDYTVLNYDDPLTRDLASVCPGKVIFFSRRHNLEDGVIVHNGYIAVREGEAVHPVLPASALRIPGAHNLENALAAVACAWVLGIREAQLAATLHHFSGVPHRLEFVVEINGVKYINDSKGTNPEASIKALEAYDQPIVLLAGGRNKGNDFTTFARLVKEKVRVLVVLGECAREIEAAARAAGVGEIIRAQDFRDAVFQAYRAARPGEVVLLSPACASWDMFKSYEERGEMFKKLVHELIIREMAGGSERFC from the coding sequence TTGGCATTTGAAGGACAAAAGGTTCTGGTTATCGGAGCAGGTAAAAGCGGGGTGGCGGTGAGCCGTTTTCTAGCGGGTAAGGGGGCGCGGGTGGTCTTAACCGATCGGAAGGAGGCTGCTTCCTTTGATCCGCCCCTTTCATCCTTCTTGCCGCCGGAGGTGGAGCTGGTGCTTGGCCGCTACCCGGAGGTGGAGGAGGGCAGCTTTGACCTGGTGGTAATCAGCCCAGGGGTACCCCTCACCATTCCGCCGGCAGCCCGGGCCCGGGAGCTGGGTATTCCGGTGACGGGTGAGCTGGAGCTGGCTTACGGCCTGGCCAGGGCACCCATAGTAGCCATTACCGGCACCAACGGTAAAACCACCACCACCAGCCTGGTAGGTCAAATTTTTGCCGACGCCGGGATCAAGACCCTGGTGGCCGGTAATATCGGCCAGCCCCTGATTACGGAAGTGGAAAAATATGGACCAAACGACCTGATTGTTTTGGAGGTCAGCAGCTTTCAACTGGAGACCACGCGGTCTTTCCGTCCCCGGGTGGCCGCCATCTTAAACATAACCCCCGACCACCTGGACCGGCACGGCAATATGGAGGGCTATGTGGCGGCAAAGGCGCGCATTTTTGCCAACCAGGCCGGGGACGATTACACGGTTTTAAATTACGACGATCCCCTGACCAGGGATTTAGCATCCGTATGCCCCGGAAAGGTTATATTTTTCAGCCGGCGGCATAATCTGGAAGATGGGGTAATCGTGCACAACGGCTATATAGCGGTCAGGGAAGGGGAGGCGGTTCATCCCGTTTTACCGGCAAGCGCCCTGCGTATTCCGGGCGCCCACAACCTGGAAAACGCCCTGGCCGCCGTTGCCTGCGCCTGGGTGCTGGGAATCAGGGAAGCGCAGCTGGCCGCTACGCTGCACCACTTCTCCGGCGTCCCCCACCGCCTGGAATTTGTCGTCGAGATCAACGGCGTGAAATATATCAACGATTCCAAGGGCACCAATCCCGAGGCCAGCATAAAAGCCCTGGAGGCCTATGATCAGCCCATCGTTTTACTGGCGGGGGGCAGAAACAAGGGTAACGATTTTACCACCTTTGCCCGCCTGGTAAAGGAGAAAGTAAGGGTGCTGGTGGTGCTGGGAGAGTGTGCCCGGGAAATTGAAGCGGCCGCCAGGGCGGCCGGGGTCGGGGAAATTATCCGGGCCCAGGACTTTCGAGATGCAGTGTTTCAAGCCTACCGGGCAGCCCGACCGGGGGAAGTGGTCCTGCTTTCCCCGGCCTGCGCCAGCTGGGACATGTTCAAAAGTTACGAGGAGCGCGGGGAAATGTTTAAAAAGCTGGTACATGAGCTGATCATACGGGAAATGGCCGGGGGCAGTGAACGGTTTTGCTGA
- the mraY gene encoding phospho-N-acetylmuramoyl-pentapeptide-transferase, with protein MGTNDLWLLLSKALLTSLAVTLLLGPLTIPLLRRLKFGQSIRDDGPATHLSKGGTPTMGGIMFLAGTTVAGFWLAHRFPEGLLVLGVTLGFGLIGFLDDYIKVALKRSLGLRAREKLFGQVILSVLLALLAVSTFGRGTDLVIPFSGFFVPGGLTLELGTWGFLLFAVLVVVGTANAVNLTDGLDGLAAGVTVPVAAALVLIALLMDQLGVAIIMAALMGGCLGFLVYNHHPARIFMGDTGSLALGGALGAAAVLTRSELFLLVIGGVYVLEALSVIIQVISFQLFGRRVFRMSPLHHHFELGGWSEQRVVYTFWGVTLVLALLGLAGLYQLG; from the coding sequence ATGGGGACTAATGATTTATGGCTTCTTTTAAGCAAAGCTTTGCTTACTTCTCTGGCCGTCACCCTTCTTTTAGGACCCCTGACCATACCCCTTTTGCGCCGTCTTAAGTTCGGTCAGAGTATCCGCGACGATGGGCCGGCCACTCACCTTTCTAAAGGCGGTACTCCCACCATGGGCGGAATCATGTTCCTGGCCGGAACAACCGTGGCCGGGTTCTGGCTGGCTCACCGTTTTCCGGAGGGCCTTTTGGTGCTGGGGGTTACCCTGGGATTCGGGTTGATTGGTTTTTTAGACGACTACATTAAGGTGGCTTTGAAGAGATCCCTGGGCCTGCGGGCCCGGGAAAAGCTTTTCGGTCAGGTGATCTTAAGTGTGTTGCTCGCCTTGCTGGCTGTTTCTACCTTTGGCCGGGGGACGGATCTGGTAATCCCTTTTAGCGGTTTTTTTGTTCCCGGGGGATTAACCCTGGAGCTGGGAACCTGGGGTTTTCTTTTGTTTGCCGTGCTGGTAGTGGTGGGTACGGCCAACGCGGTGAATCTCACCGATGGCCTGGACGGCCTGGCCGCCGGAGTAACCGTACCGGTGGCCGCGGCTCTTGTGCTTATTGCCCTCTTAATGGATCAGTTGGGGGTTGCCATCATCATGGCCGCCCTGATGGGTGGCTGCCTGGGTTTTCTGGTCTACAATCACCATCCGGCCCGGATATTCATGGGCGACACCGGCTCCCTGGCCCTGGGAGGGGCCCTGGGGGCGGCGGCGGTATTGACCAGGAGCGAGTTATTCCTGCTGGTTATTGGGGGCGTCTATGTACTGGAGGCCCTGTCGGTAATCATCCAGGTCATTTCCTTCCAGCTCTTCGGCCGGAGGGTATTCCGGATGAGCCCCCTGCACCACCACTTTGAGCTGGGTGGCTGGAGTGAACAGCGGGTGGTCTATACCTTCTGGGGGGTTACCCTGGTCCTGGCCCTCCTGGGGCTGGCCGGGCTGTATCAACTGGGTTAG
- a CDS encoding UDP-N-acetylmuramoyl-tripeptide--D-alanyl-D-alanine ligase yields MTLDEVARAVNGRLCQGDAGVRVRAVSIDSRSLAGGELFFALRGQRHDGHDFVPQVLAAGAAGVVVERMVSGINPGAAVIQVDDTLEALQQLARYNREAYRVPVIGITGSSGKTSTKDLVEAALSRRFNTLKTTGNRNNEIGLPLTLLELDERYQAVVVEMAMRGLGEIAFLCRLAFPTGAVITNIGEAHIERLGSVDNIARAKGEILEAIGPEGFAVLHRDSPYIRREAARCRGQVYFFGIGGEADILGRDIRPEKGGNRFRVRVPDGEEVEIYLPLPGRHNVENALAAVGVAWALGVPLEDIAAGLAGAVLTPMRLEIIDCRGLKIINDAYNANPSSTRAALQVLAEADAKGRRIAVLGDMLELGEEAQDAHRRVGGDAAGVVDYLITVGNLARFLADGALAAGMPGGRIFRCASNGGAVEILKDLARPGDVVLIKGSRGMRMEGIVQALVQGQNTFLHQDT; encoded by the coding sequence ATGACCCTCGACGAAGTAGCGCGGGCCGTAAATGGCAGGCTGTGTCAGGGGGACGCAGGCGTCCGGGTCCGGGCCGTCTCCATCGACAGCCGCAGCCTTGCGGGAGGCGAGCTGTTTTTTGCCCTCCGGGGGCAACGGCATGACGGCCATGATTTTGTACCGCAGGTTCTGGCCGCCGGTGCTGCCGGGGTGGTGGTGGAGCGTATGGTGTCCGGTATAAATCCGGGGGCAGCCGTGATCCAGGTGGACGACACCCTGGAAGCTTTACAACAGCTGGCCCGCTATAACCGGGAGGCTTACCGGGTGCCGGTGATTGGTATTACCGGCAGTTCCGGTAAAACCAGTACCAAGGACCTGGTGGAGGCTGCCCTCTCCCGGCGGTTTAACACCCTGAAAACCACGGGCAACAGGAACAACGAAATTGGTTTACCCCTCACCCTCCTGGAGCTTGATGAGCGCTACCAGGCCGTGGTGGTGGAAATGGCCATGCGGGGACTAGGGGAAATTGCCTTCCTTTGCCGCCTGGCCTTCCCCACGGGAGCGGTAATCACCAATATCGGTGAGGCCCATATAGAGCGCCTGGGGTCGGTGGATAACATTGCCCGGGCCAAGGGAGAAATTCTGGAAGCCATCGGGCCGGAAGGGTTTGCCGTTTTGCACCGGGACAGCCCCTATATCCGGCGGGAGGCGGCCCGTTGCCGGGGGCAGGTGTACTTTTTCGGCATCGGTGGTGAGGCAGATATCCTTGGCCGGGACATTCGTCCCGAAAAGGGCGGTAACCGGTTTCGGGTGAGGGTGCCCGATGGAGAGGAAGTAGAAATTTATTTACCCCTGCCGGGGCGGCACAATGTGGAAAACGCCCTGGCCGCGGTGGGGGTAGCCTGGGCACTGGGGGTGCCGCTGGAAGATATCGCCGCTGGCCTGGCCGGGGCCGTCTTGACGCCCATGCGCCTGGAAATAATTGATTGCCGGGGGCTGAAAATCATTAACGATGCCTATAATGCCAACCCGTCCTCGACCCGGGCCGCCCTGCAGGTGCTGGCTGAAGCGGATGCCAAAGGGCGCCGCATTGCCGTTCTGGGAGACATGCTGGAACTGGGAGAAGAGGCTCAGGACGCTCATCGCCGGGTGGGCGGTGATGCCGCCGGGGTGGTGGATTACCTGATTACGGTGGGCAATCTGGCCCGTTTTCTTGCCGACGGAGCGCTGGCGGCCGGAATGCCCGGCGGGCGCATCTTCCGGTGCGCATCCAACGGCGGGGCCGTAGAAATATTGAAGGATCTGGCCCGACCCGGGGATGTGGTGCTGATTAAGGGTTCCCGGGGCATGCGCATGGAAGGGATTGTGCAGGCCCTGGTTCAGGGACAAAACACCTTTTTGCACCAGGACACATAA
- a CDS encoding UDP-N-acetylmuramoyl-L-alanyl-D-glutamate--2,6-diaminopimelate ligase translates to MLFSELIKGQNCLAVGGNQQVHISGIAYDSRQVQPGFLFVAVEGFTTDGHRYVEQAVSRGAVAVVVQKEIPLPSGIAYVRVPDTRLALALLAARFYGYPSRRLKLIGVTGTNGKTTTTHLLAAIYRAAGNKVGLIGTIANWIGDRVLPVAHTTPESLDLQKLLAEMVIEGVTVAVMEVSSHALALNRVAGCAFDAGVFTNITQDHLDFHRDMDDYLAAKTLLFRGLGQDGKPALAVINADDPRAGRIVAETRVPVFTYGLTAEAQVRAQEVKVTPRGVSFTVTSPWGEIPVSLKLTGYFNVYNALAAMTAAVAGGIPLPLAARALESVEGVPGRFELVDRGQDFTVVVDYAHTPDGLENILTTARAITPGRLITVFGCGGDRDPTKRPIMGEIAARLSDLPVITSDNPRTEDPMRIIAQVEEGVRRVRSNYRVVPDRREAIRFALGIAAPGDTVIIAGKGHENYQIIGTTKYPFDDRIEAIKALDEILSRGEQP, encoded by the coding sequence TTGCTGTTTAGCGAGTTGATCAAGGGGCAAAACTGTTTGGCTGTGGGAGGCAATCAACAGGTACACATATCGGGCATTGCCTACGACTCGCGGCAGGTGCAACCCGGTTTTCTGTTTGTAGCCGTGGAGGGTTTCACCACCGATGGCCATCGTTATGTGGAGCAGGCCGTATCCAGGGGTGCAGTAGCCGTGGTGGTGCAAAAGGAAATCCCCCTTCCTTCCGGTATTGCCTATGTGCGCGTGCCAGACACCCGCTTAGCCCTGGCTTTACTTGCGGCGCGCTTTTATGGCTACCCATCCCGGAGATTAAAATTGATCGGGGTTACCGGGACAAACGGTAAAACCACTACCACCCATTTGCTGGCAGCCATTTACCGGGCTGCGGGAAACAAGGTAGGGCTTATTGGTACCATTGCCAACTGGATTGGTGACCGGGTATTGCCGGTAGCCCACACCACCCCCGAATCCCTGGACCTGCAGAAGTTGCTGGCTGAAATGGTGATTGAGGGGGTTACGGTAGCGGTAATGGAGGTAAGTTCCCATGCCCTGGCTTTAAACCGGGTGGCCGGATGTGCCTTTGATGCCGGGGTATTTACTAATATTACCCAGGACCACCTGGATTTCCACCGGGACATGGACGATTACCTGGCGGCAAAGACGCTGTTGTTCCGGGGGCTGGGGCAGGATGGCAAGCCTGCCCTGGCGGTCATTAACGCCGATGACCCCCGGGCGGGAAGGATCGTGGCCGAAACCAGAGTACCCGTTTTTACCTACGGGCTCACGGCAGAAGCGCAGGTGCGGGCACAGGAGGTTAAAGTTACCCCCAGGGGCGTTTCTTTTACCGTCACCAGCCCCTGGGGTGAAATTCCGGTAAGCTTAAAGTTAACCGGTTATTTCAACGTTTATAACGCCCTGGCCGCCATGACGGCAGCAGTGGCCGGGGGAATTCCCCTGCCGCTGGCGGCTCGGGCACTGGAGTCGGTGGAAGGTGTGCCGGGCCGGTTTGAACTGGTGGACCGGGGGCAGGACTTTACCGTGGTGGTGGACTACGCCCACACCCCCGACGGGCTGGAAAACATCCTCACCACCGCCCGGGCCATAACCCCGGGAAGGTTGATTACCGTATTTGGCTGTGGCGGCGACCGGGATCCCACCAAGCGGCCCATCATGGGGGAAATTGCCGCCCGCCTGAGTGATCTTCCGGTGATTACTTCGGATAACCCCCGTACCGAGGATCCCATGAGAATCATTGCCCAGGTGGAAGAAGGGGTGCGGCGGGTCCGTTCTAACTACCGGGTGGTGCCCGACCGGCGGGAGGCCATTCGTTTTGCCCTGGGGATAGCCGCCCCGGGGGATACGGTCATTATTGCCGGTAAAGGGCATGAGAATTACCAAATTATCGGTACCACTAAATATCCTTTTGATGATCGCATTGAAGCTATCAAAGCGCTGGACGAAATTTTAAGTAGAGGAGAACAACCGTGA
- a CDS encoding stage V sporulation protein D — protein sequence MRTTNIIIRRRLTSLFLLATAALVILIGRLAWIQFIRADELQQKALEVRMRDIPVEARRGNIYDRNGRLLVTSVSAESLYTIPYLVKDPRRVAEQLAPLLDMKVEHLYQILTRKSCYEWVARKLEPGIVEKIKQLKLPGLFFVEESVRHYVFGSLAPHVLGFTGVDNQGLMGIEKTFDRELQGTPGRIVVEQDATGREVPGALHKYISPRQGNSLVLTLDETIQQFVERELDRVVAKYNPKLAVIIVMDPRTGEILAMGNRPSFDSKNWMTAPQGVWDRNPAIWYNYEPGSTFKIITTAAAVSEGVVKPDDQFFDPGYVKVADRYIRCWADGGHGSQTFEQVVMNSCNPGFVEVGLRLGKERFYSYIKNFGFGDVTGIDLPGEATGIVISEKKATNLNLATMAIGQSIAVTPIQLLTATCAVANGGLLLRPHLVKEIRDPSGKVIKTFQPEVVRRVLDREKARQVVDLLQAVVMKGTGRNAFIDGYRVAGKTGTAQVVGEGGGYVSGKYVASFTGFAPADNPRVAALVMVAEPQGGIYYGSQVAAPVFREVVRDTLHYLQVPETPGLEKPKDPFVYFEQPRVKVRVPNVVNYPLEMAQNILREAGLSFVVRGEGAIVQEQTPKAGAEVLSGTSVVLDLQPPGGKSREGTVTVPNLTGLTITEVAALLAGMDLRLEAVGIGQAASQNPRPGEKVPRGTTVRVEFKPGSEPSQAPPATARRVREFVERP from the coding sequence ATGCGTACCACCAACATCATTATCCGCCGCAGGCTGACCTCTCTTTTCCTTCTGGCCACTGCGGCCCTCGTTATTTTGATAGGCCGCCTGGCCTGGATTCAGTTTATAAGGGCGGATGAATTGCAGCAAAAGGCTCTGGAAGTGCGGATGCGGGATATTCCGGTGGAGGCCAGGCGAGGTAATATTTACGACCGGAACGGGCGTCTACTCGTAACCAGCGTCAGCGCCGAGTCCCTTTATACCATTCCCTATCTCGTAAAGGATCCCCGCCGGGTTGCCGAACAGCTTGCACCTCTCCTGGATATGAAAGTGGAACACCTCTATCAAATCCTCACCCGCAAGTCCTGCTATGAATGGGTTGCCCGTAAATTAGAACCGGGGATAGTGGAGAAAATTAAGCAGCTCAAGTTGCCCGGCCTCTTTTTTGTTGAAGAAAGCGTCAGGCATTACGTGTTTGGCTCCCTGGCGCCCCACGTCCTGGGCTTTACCGGCGTAGACAACCAGGGGCTCATGGGCATAGAGAAGACGTTTGACCGGGAATTACAGGGAACCCCCGGCCGCATTGTGGTAGAACAGGATGCCACCGGGCGGGAGGTTCCCGGAGCGTTGCATAAATATATTTCCCCCCGGCAGGGAAACAGTCTGGTCCTGACACTGGATGAAACCATCCAGCAGTTTGTGGAGCGGGAACTGGACCGGGTGGTGGCCAAATACAACCCCAAACTGGCGGTGATTATCGTCATGGACCCCCGAACCGGGGAAATCCTGGCCATGGGTAATCGCCCCAGCTTTGATTCGAAAAACTGGATGACTGCTCCGCAGGGGGTTTGGGACCGGAATCCAGCCATCTGGTATAACTACGAACCGGGTTCTACCTTTAAAATCATCACCACGGCTGCGGCCGTCAGCGAAGGGGTGGTCAAGCCAGATGACCAGTTCTTCGATCCGGGCTACGTAAAGGTTGCCGACCGCTACATCCGCTGCTGGGCCGACGGAGGCCACGGCAGCCAGACCTTTGAACAGGTGGTGATGAATTCCTGCAACCCCGGATTTGTGGAGGTAGGCCTGCGCCTGGGTAAGGAAAGGTTTTATTCCTATATTAAAAACTTTGGTTTCGGGGACGTTACGGGCATTGACCTGCCGGGGGAGGCTACCGGTATTGTCATTTCCGAAAAGAAGGCTACCAACCTTAACCTGGCCACCATGGCCATCGGTCAATCCATTGCCGTGACGCCAATTCAACTGCTGACTGCCACCTGCGCCGTGGCCAACGGTGGTCTTTTATTGCGCCCGCACCTGGTGAAAGAAATCCGCGACCCCTCGGGCAAAGTAATCAAGACCTTTCAGCCCGAGGTGGTGCGCCGGGTGCTTGACCGGGAAAAGGCCCGCCAGGTTGTGGACCTGCTTCAGGCGGTGGTTATGAAGGGTACTGGTAGAAACGCCTTCATCGACGGCTACCGGGTGGCCGGCAAAACCGGTACCGCCCAGGTGGTAGGTGAAGGGGGCGGTTACGTAAGCGGGAAATACGTGGCTTCCTTTACCGGCTTTGCCCCGGCAGACAACCCGCGGGTTGCCGCCCTGGTTATGGTTGCGGAGCCGCAAGGTGGCATCTATTACGGCAGCCAGGTAGCTGCTCCGGTGTTCCGGGAAGTGGTCCGGGACACCCTGCATTACCTGCAGGTGCCTGAAACGCCTGGCCTCGAAAAACCAAAGGATCCTTTCGTATACTTTGAACAGCCCCGGGTTAAGGTCCGGGTGCCAAACGTGGTCAATTATCCCCTGGAAATGGCCCAGAATATCTTGCGCGAGGCGGGACTGTCCTTTGTGGTCCGGGGGGAGGGAGCTATTGTCCAGGAGCAAACACCAAAAGCGGGAGCCGAGGTGTTAAGTGGTACCTCGGTGGTGCTGGATTTGCAACCCCCCGGAGGTAAATCAAGGGAGGGAACGGTGACCGTTCCCAATCTTACGGGCCTGACCATTACCGAAGTGGCCGCCCTGCTGGCGGGTATGGATCTCCGCCTGGAAGCGGTGGGGATCGGGCAGGCCGCCAGCCAGAACCCCCGGCCGGGGGAAAAAGTCCCCCGGGGTACCACGGTGAGGGTAGAGTTTAAACCCGGATCCGAGCCGTCCCAGGCACCTCCTGCAACTGCCCGGCGGGTGCGGGAATTTGTTGAGAGACCATAG
- the ftsL gene encoding cell division protein FtsL: protein MIVAKEQPYHQSPPGERYSPAGHPRPQARPREHLVLTLLILLVFALGILISIFYSRILITGYQITRMQKELAELEIETRGLTEEVSRLSSLERVEAVATTRLGMVKPDERQVVLVKAVSDAQDVPPEPRPAEKSGSDDTERGRVPREHHWILQALADLVIHRSSGHSG, encoded by the coding sequence TTGATAGTAGCCAAGGAACAACCTTACCACCAAAGCCCGCCCGGGGAAAGGTATAGCCCTGCGGGTCATCCCCGGCCGCAAGCACGGCCCCGGGAACATCTGGTACTAACGCTGCTGATCCTGCTTGTTTTTGCATTGGGTATCCTGATTTCGATTTTCTATTCCCGGATACTCATTACCGGATATCAGATCACCCGCATGCAAAAGGAGCTGGCCGAGCTGGAAATCGAGACCCGGGGTCTTACCGAAGAGGTGTCCAGGCTATCCTCCCTGGAACGGGTGGAAGCTGTGGCCACCACCCGCCTGGGCATGGTGAAGCCAGACGAGCGCCAGGTGGTACTGGTTAAGGCCGTAAGCGATGCCCAGGATGTCCCCCCGGAACCCAGGCCGGCAGAAAAATCTGGGTCTGATGATACGGAGAGAGGCCGTGTACCCAGGGAGCATCACTGGATCCTGCAGGCCCTGGCCGATCTGGTCATTCACCGTTCCTCCGGACATTCCGGCTAA
- the rsmH gene encoding 16S rRNA (cytosine(1402)-N(4))-methyltransferase RsmH: MEERDFTHQPVLLEEVLAWLNPKSGGTYVDCTVGGGGHGAAILESSGPDGCLIGLDQDPHALEAAAQRLAPYRERVTLVRENFINLPRVLAELGIPAVDGILFDLGVSSPQLDIPERGFSYHHEGPLDMRMDPTMHHTAADLVNNLKEEELAGIIARYGEERWARRIASFIVRKRQHQPITTTSQLVEIIKEAIPAKSRRSGPHPARRTFQALRIAVNRELEVLPEALRQAVDLLLPGGRILVITFHSLEDRIVKKLFRQLANPCVCPPSFPRCVCGQKPLLRVLTPGGVVPSEREVNLNPRSRSARLRVAEKLRSVLNATGGE; encoded by the coding sequence ATGGAGGAAAGGGACTTCACGCATCAACCAGTATTGCTGGAGGAAGTGCTGGCCTGGCTGAACCCGAAAAGCGGGGGCACCTACGTGGATTGCACCGTCGGGGGAGGAGGTCATGGCGCGGCCATCCTCGAGAGTAGTGGACCAGACGGCTGCCTGATCGGGCTGGACCAGGACCCCCATGCCCTGGAAGCGGCCGCCCAGCGCCTGGCCCCTTACAGGGAACGGGTCACCCTGGTACGGGAAAACTTTATCAACCTGCCCCGGGTCCTCGCTGAACTGGGTATTCCGGCCGTAGACGGCATACTCTTTGACCTGGGTGTGAGTTCTCCCCAGCTGGATATTCCCGAACGGGGTTTCAGCTACCACCACGAGGGTCCACTGGATATGCGCATGGACCCAACCATGCACCATACGGCCGCCGACCTGGTCAATAACCTGAAAGAAGAGGAACTGGCCGGAATCATTGCCCGTTATGGCGAGGAACGTTGGGCCAGGAGGATCGCTTCCTTCATTGTGCGGAAAAGACAGCACCAGCCCATAACAACCACCTCTCAGCTGGTGGAAATAATTAAGGAAGCCATACCGGCAAAAAGCAGGCGCAGCGGTCCCCACCCGGCCCGGCGAACCTTTCAGGCTTTAAGAATTGCCGTTAACCGGGAACTGGAGGTTCTGCCGGAAGCTTTGCGTCAGGCGGTAGACCTGCTCTTGCCAGGGGGGCGCATTCTGGTGATCACTTTTCACTCACTGGAGGACCGGATCGTCAAAAAATTATTTCGTCAGCTGGCCAACCCATGCGTATGTCCACCCAGTTTCCCCCGGTGCGTATGCGGTCAAAAGCCTTTGTTGCGGGTACTCACTCCCGGGGGGGTGGTACCCTCGGAAAGGGAGGTAAATTTAAATCCCCGCTCCCGCAGTGCCCGCTTGCGGGTGGCAGAAAAATTAAGGTCGGTTCTAAATGCCACGGGGGGTGAATAA
- the mraZ gene encoding division/cell wall cluster transcriptional repressor MraZ: MFLGEYRHTIDAKGRLIIPARFREGLGEKFVLTKGLDGCLFAYPPQEWAELENKMRSLPLTRADARAFVRFFFAGACECEVDKQGRILIPGNLREYAGIEKDVVVIGVSARVEIWSAERWEAYNSQAAGQVEEIAEKIVDLNLGI, encoded by the coding sequence ATGTTTTTAGGCGAGTACCGGCATACCATTGATGCCAAGGGACGCTTGATTATACCAGCCCGCTTCCGCGAAGGCCTGGGCGAAAAATTCGTTTTGACCAAGGGTCTGGACGGATGCCTTTTCGCCTACCCCCCTCAAGAATGGGCGGAACTGGAAAATAAGATGCGGTCCTTACCCTTGACCAGGGCCGACGCCCGGGCCTTTGTGCGTTTTTTCTTTGCCGGTGCCTGTGAATGCGAGGTAGATAAACAGGGTAGAATACTTATTCCAGGAAACTTAAGGGAATATGCGGGTATCGAAAAGGATGTAGTGGTGATTGGTGTTTCTGCCAGGGTAGAAATCTGGTCCGCCGAGCGGTGGGAGGCCTATAATTCCCAGGCAGCCGGTCAGGTGGAAGAAATTGCGGAAAAAATCGTGGATTTGAATTTGGGAATTTAG